The proteins below come from a single Amphiura filiformis chromosome 15, Afil_fr2py, whole genome shotgun sequence genomic window:
- the LOC140171152 gene encoding methylthioribose kinase-like — MSVIVKHSPPYIKCVGPDSPLTVDRINIEFNALTKYDELHPGCVPKPYVLDDEHNLVIMQDLHDYKIMRKALVAGEFNMVAVKRIAEATAILHRKTHQKCVSEAQFADLVSRFQNDDMVSLTYDYVFTNPFLPYHPTNRCSDEVKTQLPRVHDDKILQENATKLRTKFTDMKQCLVHGDLHTGSIMLKQDLAKMMDLEFAYIGPAAFDVGMLLANYVFSCYSHKLYPTEASPDFYKNLVEATKATLTIYLKDLNDLLTQDEIASTVSDIAGFAGCELLRRIIGIAHVEDLEGRPLAEVKCVEIGIRLLQMCTEITNEQQLLDYMFKS; from the exons ATGTCTGTGATTGTTAAACACTCACCACCTTACATTAAG TGCGTAGGACCAGATTCACCATTAACTGTTGACAGAATCAACATCGAATTTAATGCTCTCACCAAGTATGATGAGCTCCATCCTGGGTGTGTGCCTAAACCCTATGTTCTCGATGATGAGCACAATCTTG TTATAATGCAAGATCTGCACGACTACAAAATTATGCGAAAAGCATTGGTGGCGGGTGAATTTAACATGGTAGCCGTAAAGAGAATTGCTGAAGCAACCGCCATATTACATCGAAAAACTCACCAAAAATGTGTTTCTGAAGCCCAATTTGCCGATCTTGTCAGCAGATTTCA AAATGACGATATGGTGAGTTTGACGTACGATTACGTTTTTACCAATCCGTTTCTTCCGTATCATCCAACCAATCGATGCTCAGATGAAGTCAAAACACAATTACCTCGAGTCCACGATGATAAAATTCTGCAAGAAAATGCAACCAAGTTGAGGACCAAGTTTACTGACATGAAACAATGCCTTGTACACGGTGATCTACACACTGGATCTATTATGTTGAAACAAGATCTAGCCAAA ATGATGGATTTGGAATTCGCATACATAGGACCGGCAGCTTTTGACGTTGGAATGCTCCTTGCAAACTACGTCTTCTCCTGTTATTCTCATAAGCTTTACCCGACAGAAGCATCGCCAGATTTTTACAAGAATCTTGTGGAGGCCACGAAAGCTACAC TAACTATCTATCTGAAAGACCTAAATGACCTTTTGACACAAGATGAAATCGCGTCTACAGTATCAGATATAGCAGGATTTGCAGGCTGTGAGTTACTCAGAAG GATAATTGGGATAGCTCACGTGGAGGATCTGGAAGGACGCCCTCTAGCAGAGGTGAAATGTGTGGAAATAGGAATTCGATTGTTGCAGATGTGCACGGAAATAACTAATGAACAACAACTCTTGGACTATATGTTCAAATCCTGA
- the LOC140172069 gene encoding uncharacterized protein, whose amino-acid sequence MDTDKLTLSGEKMGYTGEDLKQFAKTQRDLARDERAAQREYEKEALVLQLRIEELRKENAAKGIKTEHASAGQGKAKIPKLPEFREDKDDIDAYLQRFERYAESNKWNRDDWALNLSALLHGKGLDTYARLAPTDTYDVLKSELLKAYQMTEDGLRSKFRSAKPEQTESAPQFATRLENYLIRWVELAAVTKNFAGLSDLLIREQFVAGCNKDMALFLKERKPKNVAEMTQLAEQYIEARGGWNASFGGKLPHQKGQQSSGKKTNTTPPTHGTNPKQSTNTGGNQRRCFICDKVGHIAKDCYRRTRPTLKAASLQGSASHGHKSGKQGKKLNQTDTSSSLCTACSCESCGQNRVQTASACLLVSNEMYGEGVKSDVAYVTMSCGHKLPLASAACSDNLVEDMPVVQGFLGSKEVQVMRDSGCDAVAVRKRLVPEEKFTGVYDKCRLIDGTVRTFPVACLDVDTPYFTGHVHALVMNDPVYDLILGNNLRGVREPKDPDPDWKPHCQSSVNTDDEVHGEVSNVMNAVQTRSQKVASEKLKKALKVPKVVTEIISADELQKAQADDPSLNKIRELAESGEVKVSRCGGTSKFVCKDGILFREFQSPSVNFGESLNQVVVPQPFRMQVMKLAHETLLGGHAGVNKTTLKVLKHFFWPGAQADIGRLCRSCDICQRTFPKGRVTKVPLGSMPIIDVPFSRIAMDLVGPIFPSTERGHRFILTVVDYVTRFSEAVPLRNIDSISVAEALLDIYSRVGFPREVLSDQGRQFTSEVMAEVNRLLSIRQLTTTAWHPMTNGMCERFNGVLKASLRKMYEERPRDWDRYINALLFAYRETPHASTGFSPFDLLYGRSVRGPLGMLKEFWTGQIEEPETKTTFEYVLDLQDRLQKTCDLAREEMKKSQGTYKMYYDRKAKARKFDVGDEVLLLLPTDHNKLLLHWKGPFPVVGKVGSMDYKVDFGTKVKTFHANLLKKYFRRDTDQPSKVVAGLLQIACSAIIESEVQEESEMSEEDDVSLTNEDLLQIPSFQAEETIADVHINQDLTEEQSLEVKRLLGNYSSVLTDKPGFTHLGSHDIKLTDSTPVRTKPYPIPYALRDSVKEEIKTMLKLDVIEPSTSPYASPLVVVKKADGKNRICCDTRRINAITEFDAEGIPSPQEIFDQLGDAQYFSKLDLSKGYWQVPLTENAKPLTAFLAFDQLYQYRRMPFGLVNAPATFSRIMRKLLNNFDKVVNYIDDISVYSHLGRTLGEIE is encoded by the coding sequence ATGGATACTGATAAATTAACTTTGTCAGGAGAAAAGATGGGTTATACAGGGGAGGACCTAAAACAATTTGCCAAGACGCAGCGTGACCTTGCGCGAGATGAACGTGCAGCACAGCGCGAATATGAGAAAGAGGCACTTGTATTGCAATTAAGAATTGAGGAACTAAGGAAAGAAAATGCAGCTAAGGGCATTAAAACAGAACATGCATCTGCAGGCCAGGGTAAGGCAAAAATTCCCAAATTGCCAGAATTCCGTGAGGACAAGGATGACATTGATGCTTACTTACAAAGATTTGAAAGGTACGCGGAATCAAATAAATGGAACAGGGATGACTGGGCTTTAAATCTTAGTGCATTGTTGCATGGGAAGGGTTTAGATACTTATGCTAGGCTTGCACCAACTGATACTTATGATGTTCTaaaatctgaattactcaaagcgTATCAAATGACCGAAGATGGATTAAGAAGTAAGTTCCGTTCAGCTAAACCCGAACAAACAGAAAGTGCTCCACAGTTCGCGACAAGATTGGAGAACTATCTGATTAGGTGGGTAGAACTGGCTGCTGTAACCAAGAATTTTGCTGGGTTATCGGACTTGTTAATACGTGAGCAATTTGTCGCTGGCTGTAACAAAGACATGGCGTTGTTCTTAAAAGAAAGGAAACCTAAAAATGTTGCCGAAATGACTCAATTGGCTGAACAGTACATAGAGGCGAGAGGTGGATGGAATGCTTCCTTTGGTGGTAAGTTACCACATCAAAAGGGTCAACAATCTTCAGGTAAGAAGACTAACACTACCCCTCCCACTCATGGTACTAATCCAAAGCAGAGTACGAATACTGGAGGTAACCAACGAAGGTGTTTTATTTGTGATAAAGTAGGACACATAGCTAAAGACTGTTATCGCCGCACAAGACCTACTTTGAAAGCTGCTAGTTTACAGGGAAGTGCATCACATGGACACAAATCAGGTAAACAAGGTAAGAAGTTAAATCAGACTGATACTTCATCTTCTCTTTGCACTGCATGTAGTTGCGAGTCTTGTGGACAGAACAGGGTGCAGACTGCATCTGCTTGTTTGCTGGTCTCAAATGAAATGTATGGTGAAGGTGTGAAATCGGACGTTGCGTATGTAACGATGTCTTGTGGTCATAAACTTCCTCTTGCGAGTGCTGCGTGTAGTGATAATTTAGTAGAGGATATGCCGGTCGTTCAAGGTTTTCTTGGTAGTAAGGAGGTTCAGGTGATGAGAGATTCAGGGTGTGATGCAGTAGCTGTAAGGAAGAGACTTGTGCCAGAAGAGAAATTTACTGGAGTATATGACAAATGTCGTCTTATTGATGGTACGGTGAGAACTTTTCCTGTTGCATGTCTGGATGTTGATACACCATATTTCACTGGTCATGTTCATGCTCTGGTGATGAATGATCCTGTGTATGATTTGATTTTGGGTAATAATCTCCGTGGGGTACGTGAACCTAAGGATCCTGATCCTGATTGGAAACCACATTGTCAGTCAAGTGTAAACACAGATGACGAGGTCCATGGTGAAGTTAGTAATGTGATGAACGCTGTACAAACTCGTAGTCAAAAGGTGGCAAGTGAGAAACTCAAGAAAGCTCTTAAGGTACCAAAGGTAGTTACTGAGATTATTTCTGCTGACGAGTTGCAAAAGGCTCAGGCTGATGATCCAAGTTTGAATAAGATTCGCGAGTTAGCAGAATCGGGTGAAGTAAAGGTGAGTCGTTGTGGTGGTACATCAAAGTTTGTGTGTAAGGATGGTATTTTGTTCCGTGAATTTCAGTCTCCATCTGTCAACTTTGGTGAAAGTCTCAACCAAGTTGTTGTTCCTCAACCATTTCGTATGCAAGTTATGAAGTTGGCTCATGAAACGCTCTTAGGAGGACATGCTGGTGTGAATAAAACCACTCTCAAGGTCTTGAAACATTTCTTTTGGCCTGGTGCACAAGCAGACATTGGTAGATTATGTAGATCATGTGATATCTGTCAGCGAACATTTCCCAAAGGTAGAGTAACAAAGGTTCCTCTTGGTAGTATGCCGATCATCGATGTTCCATTCAGTCGTATAGCGATGGATCTTGTTGGTCCTATTTTTCCGTCTACAGAACGAGGTCACCGTTTTATCCTTACAGTAGTGGATTACGTTACTCGTTTTTCTGAGGCAGTTCCGCTTCGTAACATAGATTCGATATCAGTAGCAGAGGCACTGCTGGATATTTATTCCAGAGTTGGTTTTCCACGTGAAGTACTAAGTGATCAAGGTAGACAATTCACGTCTGAAGTGATGGCTGAAGTCAATAGATTGTTATCTATCCGTCAGTTAACCACAACTGCTTGGCATCCGATGACAAATGGTATGTGTGAAAGGTTCAATGGTGTGTTGAAAGCTTCTCTGAGAAAGATGTATGAAGAACGTCCTCGTGATTGGGATAGGTATATCAATGCATTACTTTTTGCGTACAGAGAAACCCCTCATGCTAGTACTGGGTTTTCTCCGTTTGATCTTTTGTATGGTCGATCTGTGAGAGGTCCTCTTGGTATGTTAAAGGAGTTCTGGACAGGTCAGATAGAAGAACCAGAAACCAAGACCACATTTGAGTATGTTCTGGATCTGCAGGATAGGTTGCAGAAAACATGTGATCTTGCTAGGGAAGAGATGAAGAAGTCTCAAGGTACGTACAAGATGTACTATGACAGAAAGGCTAAGGCTCGGAAATTTGATGTGggagatgaggtattgttgttgcTCCCTACAGACCATAACAAACTTCTATTACATTGGAAGGGTCCATTTCCTGTGGTAGGTAAAGTAGGTAGTATGGATTACAAGGTGGATTTTGGTACCAAGGTGAAGACATTTCATGCAAATTTACTGAAGAAGTATTTTCGTAGAGATACTGATCAACCATCCAAGGTAGTGGCTGGTCTTCTACAGATTGCGTGTAGTGCCATCATTGAAAGTGAAGTACAAGAAGAGTCAGAAATGTCAGAGGAAGATGATGTGTCTTTGACAAATGAAGATCTTCTACAGATTCCATCTTTTCAGGCCGAAGAAACCATAGCTGATGTACATATCAACCAAGACTTGACAGAAGAGCAGAGTTTGGAAGTGAAGAGATTGCTAGGTAACTATAGTAGTGTACTAACCGACAAACCAGGGTTTACACATCTGGGTTCGCATGATATCAAACTTACGGATAGTACACCGGTTCGTACCAAGCCATATCCAATTCCATATGCCTTACGAGATTCGGTGAAGGAGGAAATCAAAACAATGTTGAAGTTGGATGTGATCGAACCATCAACTAGTCCATATGCATCGCCGCTGGTTGTTGTCAAGAAAGCAGATGGTAAGAATCGAATATGTTGTGACACTCGCAGAATTAATGCGATTACCGAATTTGACGCAGAGGGGATTCCTTCTCCTCAAGAAATCTTTGATCAATTGGGAGATGCACAGTATTTCTCAAAGTTAGACCTCAGTAAGGGTTATTGGCAAGTTCCACTGACTGAGAATGCCAAACCGCTTACTGCGTTCCTTGCTTTTGATCAGTTGTATCAATACCGGAGAATGCCGTTCGGGCTCGTCAACGCTCCTGCGACATTTTCTAGGATTATGAGGAAATTGTTGAACAATTTTGACAAAGTAGTAAACTACATAGATGACATTAGTGTATACAGTCACTTGGGAAGAACACTTGGAGAAATTGAATGA
- the LOC140171151 gene encoding uncharacterized protein, producing MMKGCFAYIVALLLCFTLKTECVSMLDCIEGNGSTACFQCLKKVLTNITSLDVFISDDVISCENIISDVAHTYSSIPPPVDGFACISGTENTSSVVLVEIAPFIGAWHNWHNFYNIQTVTLHHSMESDDPLCGFFEITVVSEDPTPLSDSHACSDMIVNDNMTLSEKVPEFAFDDNVFGIKFNYKWSGSGYQQDIMYTRCIDCSMYEKIVLEPDDIIEVTAIYLTARLDTMDIDVPKDKFIRLANDSFLVCTAGPPVLGVPLATGRVPEPLTMVLIIISLIAIIVTFLTYCVFSELRNLPGKIVMNFLVALFIALLTVLIDLALPAYACIGAGPVFHYFWLSAFFWMNALSINTTVTLTRTTPIRKHKGNKKLFTIMIYGWGLL from the exons ATGATGAAAGGTTGTTTTGCTTATATTGTGGCATTACTGCTCTGTTTCACTCTCAAAACTG AATGTGTATCAATGTTGGACTGCATTGAAGGGAACGGCTCGACTGCGTGCTTCCAATGTCTTAAGAAAGTCCTCACCAATATCACATCTCTTGATGTCTTTATCTCCGATGATGTCATTTCGTGCGAAAACATTATTAGTGATGTCGCCCACACCTACTCCAGCATACCTCCTCCTGTAGATGGTTTCGCCTGCATTTCTGGAACAGAAAACACCTCTTCAGTCGTTTTAGTTGAGATTGCTCCATTTATTGGGGCGTGGCATAATTGGCATAATTTTTACAACATTCAAACAGTCACTCTGCATCATTCAATGGAAAGCGATGATCCATTATGCGGATTTTTTGAAATAACTGTAGTTTCCGAAGATCCTACTCCATTGAGTGACTCCCATGCTTGCTCTGATATGATCGTCAACGATAACATGACGCTCTCGGAAAAAGTGCCAGAGTTTGCTTTTGACGACAACgtttttggaataaaatttaaTTACAAATGGAGTGGATCTGGGTACCAACAGGACATCATGTACACTAGATGCATAGATTGCTCAATGTATGAGAAAATTGTTCTTGAACCCGATGATATTATCGAGGTGACCGCTATTTATTTGACAGCACGATTAGATACAATGGATATTGATGTACCTAAAGATAAATTCATCAGACTTGCCAATGACAGTTTTCTTGTATGCACTGCCGGTCCTCCTGTTCTCGGCGTCCCATTGGCAACCGGCCGCGTTCCTGAACCATTGACAATGGTTTTAATTATTATCTCACTCATTGCTATAATTGTAACTTTTCTAACATACTGCGTATTTTCAGAATTAAGAAACCTTCCTGGAAAGATCGTCATGAACTTCTTAGTAGCGTTGTTTATTGCCCTCCTAACTGTTCTGATCGATCTTGCACTCCCCGCGTACGCTTGTATCGGCGCTGGTCCTGTTTTCCACTATTTCTGGCTGTCCGCTTTCTTTTGGATGAACGCGTTAAGCATTAATACCACTGTAACTCTAACGCGGACCACACCCATCCGGAAACATAAGGGAAACAAGAAACTATTTACCatcatgatatatggatgggGGCTCCTATAA
- the LOC140172108 gene encoding uncharacterized protein, which translates to MAANKSSRRGLLHQLSVPTHPRIDTNGDNHWSYHSAFMLVLLISSTGMALAMLPALVSSSKYNPEQISKNIQSVTQPMHALISILMCIICLVFIIRKKVWTLSEKVVFLKDHQLESSDNINNDMNQQHTGNSEVASHRVPHLQIVVFGIGCGLWLLLNIMYIGTHEPGHYSYVSIIRILDSGVYLILVLVQIVFFLWYDGAIFPNHRVFHYIFALMIADKIWVWLLVTLRHYVKLSAATPNSTHSHDSHGNKTDIYQVTVHISMLFLEPIFLEYLNMSVCVLFNLWTLIGHSYCRRQRIFGRHSNNLEDDYRDEDRCEFDQRDTRRHQTTDDSSDAESEQARLLTVRVRAQGVSKNQKLYVVIYMFILIVAGVGFLFTNLLLTLEQFEYLKLFGDGSEIPNVIYRAIQAAIFLPFMILCKLAIHQLNKRTQVSAVVKTDALLLFTSATNYIWFILRFIATTSIIFSKPGKMDTQTTPSLFELILYNILQLCCILQIWLQTQLLLTAHNSRKSDHSKMTRWCLMYLIVINISVWLQMAISRENTIEKASSLNPRMNQVFGEINTRKMTYILSPVMELYHFHSAVMAYEMLRQP; encoded by the exons ATGGCGGCTAATAAATCTTCTCGGAGAGGCCTTCTACATCAA TTGAGTGTACCCACACATCCACGAATTGACACCAATGGAGACAACCACTGGAGTTACCATTCGGCCTTCATGTTGGTGCTTCTCATCTCCAGTACTGGTATGGCATTAGCAATGTTACCCGCCTTGGTCTCGTCCTCTAAATACAATCCAGAACAAATCTCTAAGAACATCCAGAGTGTCACACAACCCATGCATGCATTGATCTCTATACTCATGTGCATAATCTGTCTTGTATTTATTATACGAAAGAAAGTTTGGACACTTTCAGAGAAAGTTGTGTTTTTGAAAGACCATCAACTTGAATCTAGTGACAACATCAATAATGACATGAATCAACAACATACTGGAAATAGCGAGGTCGCGAGTCATCGAGTTCCGCATTTACAAATTGTCGTTTTTGGGATCGGATGCGGCCTTTGGTTGCTCCTAAATATCATGTATATCGGTACTCACGAACCGGGACACTACTCGTATGTTAGTATCATTAGAATATTGGACTCTGGTGTGTACCTGATATTGGTACTGGTTCAAATCGTCTTCTTTCTCTGGTACGATGGTGCGATATTTCCAAATCATCGCGTGTTCCATTACATCTTCGCTTTGATGATTGCTGATAAAATATGGGTGTGGCTTCTCGTTACACTACGCCATTACGTCAAACTTTCGGCAGCAACGCCTAATTCCACGCATTCCCATGATTCACACGGTAACAAAACTGATATTTATCAGGTAACCGTTCATATTTCTATGCTTTTCCTTGAACCAATCTTTCTTGAATATTTGAATATGTCTGTATGTGTGCTGTTTAACTTGTGGACTCTAATTGGCCACAGCTATTGCAGGCGTCAGCGAATTTTCGGAAGACATTCGAACAACTTAGAAGACGATTATCGAGATGAGGACAGATGCGAATTTGATCAAAGAGACACTCGAAGACATCAAACTACTGATGACTCCAGTGATGCCGAATCAGAACAGGCGAGACTTTTGACTGTCAGGGTTCGTGCCCAGGGTGTATCCAAAAACCAAAAACTATATGTGGTTATTTATATGTTCATTCTCATTGTTGCTGGCGTTGGCTTCCTCTTCACCAATCTACTACTTACGTTGGAGCAGTTCGAATATCTTAAGCTATTTGGAGATGGTTCAGAAATCCCAAACGTCATATATCGCGCAATTCAAGCTGcaatatttttaccatttatgATACTTTGTAAATTGGCGATACATCAACTTAACAAGCGAACACAAGTGTCCGCAGTTGTAAAAACAGATGCTTTGCTTCTGTTTACATCTGCCACAAATTATATCTGGTTTATACTTCGATTTATTGCGACAACatcaattatattctcaaaaccTGGGAAAATGGATACACAAACAACACCTTCACTCTTTGAACTGATACTTTACAACATCTTACAGCTCTGTTGCATCTTACAAATCTGGCTACAAACTCAACTGCTTCTGACGGCTCATAATTCGCGCAAATCGGACCATTCTAAGATGACCAGATGGTGTCTGATGTATCTAATTGTAATTAACATCTCTGTGTGGTTGCAGATGGCAATATCACGAGAGAATACCATAGAAAAGGCAAGTTCTCTGAATCCCCGGATGAACCAAGTATTTGGTGAAATCAACACGAGAAAAATGACGTATATTCTGTCTCCGGTTATGGAATTGTATCACTTTCATTCTGCTGTAATGGCCTATGAAATGTTAAGACAACCCTGA